Below is a window of Neochlamydia sp. AcF84 DNA.
GCTTATTCCGTGAAGAAACAGTCTGGAATGTAAGACTGCAAGTCATTCGTTCGCTCGGTTTAATGAAAGTAAAAGAAGCCAAGCAAGAATTGCTGGATCTATTACAAAAAACTACCACCACGGCGGAAGAAACCAGAGTGGTTATTGAATCTCTAGTCAATTTATGGGGCGTGGCTACCCGAGAAGATGTTTCGCGTTTAGCAAAAGATAAACGTGCGGCTCTGCGCTTGCTAGCCTGCGAGGTGATCGCCCATGGCGATATGAAAGATGCTATCGATTTAATTATACCTTTAATCCATGATTCTCATGCCGAAGTGCGCCAGGCGGCCTTGTGGGTGATAGGTTATCTACGCATTCAAGAAGTTAAAGGAGAATCATTATGGCTTTTAGTGGAAAAGAAATTGGAAGATATTGACCCCCTAGTTAGCATAAAAGCCGCTTGGCTATTGACGTTAAATGGTTCTCTAAAAGGCCCTGAAGCTTTTATTAAATGGTTAGAAAGCCCTAAGAGAGATGTGCGTATTATAGCAGCGGCAAACCTTGCAGCTTGTGGAAAATATGCCTTCCCTTTGATTGAAGAGCAATTTAATAAATCTGCCGATCCTTATGTAAGCATAAACTTAGCTTTGGGTTTAATTAGCCAGCGTGTAGAAATTCGAAAAGCATGCCAGGCTTTATGCCAGGGGCTTACTCATCTTAAAGAAAAATGGTCATGGGATGAAAAAAATCATGTGCGTGCTCTTGTGCCTAATCGGCTAAGGCATTTCGATGACCCTGATGTTTCTCCTGCTATTATAGATCAAATGACACGCCTTGAAATTCTAAATGTTTTGGCTATCATGCGAGATTCGCAAGCCCAGCAAGCTATTAAATCTTTTTTGAAAGAAAAAACATGGGGGATTACTGCTCTGGCTTCAGTAACCTTGCTCTCAGAAGGCGATCATACGGCCATAGATCTAGTGCAAGAGCTTTTGAATGATGAGGAAGTACAAGTGCGGGTGCAAGCTGCTTTAATAATGGCAAGATGGGGGAGAAGCGAGAAAGCTTTGGAAACTTTATTACAAGCTTTTCCTGAAGCTGATAGAGAAATGAAAGAGCGTATTTTAGAAGGTATGATGCATATATCTTCGTCACAATCAATACCCTTCCTTCTCCATTGCTTACAAGATTCTTATCCCTCGCTAAGGGTAATTGCGGCCGCAGGACTTATTATGTGTTTATATCATTAAAAATTCTAAACTATGATATGCAGTTGAAGGTAGCAATAAGTTTCCATAAAAAAGCTAAGCATGCTTATAGGGCAATAAAAAGGACTTTTGCCCTTTTATTAGCAAAATTTATGAAAAAGAATTTTCTTGTGGCAGGACTGTCGCTAATCATCCTCTGTTGTTTGTGGGAGTTAACAAGCCACTATTTTATTCAGTATCAATTCGTTCTACCTCCCTTTTCTTCGATTGTAGTGCAGATGTGGCAAAGTTCAGATCTTCTTATGAGGAATAGTAAGGTCACCTTGCGAGAAATGGCGGGTGGCTTTTTGTTGGCTTCAGTCATTGCTTTTCCTTTAGCCTGGATCATGTA
It encodes the following:
- a CDS encoding HEAT repeat domain-containing protein is translated as MREIIFWIGCSLAFLCSAAGYGNEETYVQAAHAHLRIQDFGSASQEAKEGLYLFPHSKTLWAVYIKALAKQGDEKEMLATWKNYIEIFPEEKDNRALIETLAWGVIEHATFSSLPTIRFMAILSAFFSQDAKGVKILLKGLKDKNSALRSASAQMSAHYRDQEIKEEMLRLFREETVWNVRLQVIRSLGLMKVKEAKQELLDLLQKTTTTAEETRVVIESLVNLWGVATREDVSRLAKDKRAALRLLACEVIAHGDMKDAIDLIIPLIHDSHAEVRQAALWVIGYLRIQEVKGESLWLLVEKKLEDIDPLVSIKAAWLLTLNGSLKGPEAFIKWLESPKRDVRIIAAANLAACGKYAFPLIEEQFNKSADPYVSINLALGLISQRVEIRKACQALCQGLTHLKEKWSWDEKNHVRALVPNRLRHFDDPDVSPAIIDQMTRLEILNVLAIMRDSQAQQAIKSFLKEKTWGITALASVTLLSEGDHTAIDLVQELLNDEEVQVRVQAALIMARWGRSEKALETLLQAFPEADREMKERILEGMMHISSSQSIPFLLHCLQDSYPSLRVIAAAGLIMCLYH